One Triticum dicoccoides isolate Atlit2015 ecotype Zavitan chromosome 5B, WEW_v2.0, whole genome shotgun sequence genomic window carries:
- the LOC119308693 gene encoding 60S ribosomal protein L17-1: MVKYSTDPANPTKSAKAMGRDLRVHFKNTRETAFALRKMSLNKAKRYLEDVLAHKQAIPFRRYCRGVGRTAQVKNRQPNGQGRWPAKSAKFVLDLLKNAESNAEVKGLDVDALYISHIQVNQAQKQRRRTYRAHGRINPYMSNPCHIELILSEKEEPVKKEAESQIARKA; encoded by the exons ATG GTGAAGTACTCGACGGATCCCGCCAATCCCACCAAGT CCGCCAAGGCCATGGGCCGGGACCTGCGTGTTCATTTCAAG AACACTAGGGAAACAGCGTTTGCCCTGAGGAAGATGTCGCTCAACAAGGCCAAGAGGTACCTTGAGGATGTGTTGGCACACAAGCAAGCCATCCCCTTCCGGAGGTACTGCCGTGGTGTTGGACGCACAGCCCAGGTGAAGAACCGTCAGCCCAATGGTCAGGGACGCTGGCCTGCCAAGTCTGCTAAGTTCGTTCTGGATCTTCTAAAGAATGCTGAGAGCAATGCTGAG GTGAAAGGTCTTGATGTTGATGCTCTCTACATTTCACACATCCAAGTGAACCAGGCCCAGAAGCAGCGGCGCCGGACCTACCGTGCCCATGGACGCATCAACC CCTACATGTCCAACCCATGCCACATTGAGCTGATCTTGTCGGAGAAGGAAGAGCCGGTGAAGAAGGAG GCTGAATCCCAGATTGCCAGGAAGGCCTAG